The following are from one region of the Mycolicibacterium helvum genome:
- a CDS encoding SDR family NAD(P)-dependent oxidoreductase: protein MSHPLQGRRAVVTGAASGLGAAAVRALSAAGAHVVATYHQTQPTDEAQATWIQCDAREAASVEKMIDAAVATLGGLDVLVNAAGLWQQGVPGNISADDIDFLLATNVKTTILTNQAAHAVMRKSGGRIINFGSAEAVMGSPISAVYAATKGAVQAWTRSAAKAWASDNVTVNALAPAMQTRGADRLREFLGPEAAPFIDQQIKASIPLGGALGDPDRDLGPVLVFLAGEGSHFITGQLLPVDGGLIMVGG, encoded by the coding sequence ATGAGCCACCCCCTGCAAGGACGCCGCGCGGTGGTCACCGGTGCCGCCAGCGGTCTCGGTGCCGCGGCGGTGCGCGCACTGTCGGCCGCCGGCGCACACGTCGTGGCGACCTACCACCAGACGCAGCCAACCGACGAGGCGCAGGCGACCTGGATCCAGTGCGATGCCAGGGAAGCCGCCTCGGTCGAGAAGATGATCGACGCTGCGGTGGCGACCCTGGGCGGGCTGGACGTGCTGGTCAACGCCGCCGGGCTCTGGCAGCAGGGCGTCCCGGGAAACATCAGCGCCGACGATATCGACTTTCTGCTCGCCACCAACGTGAAGACGACGATTCTCACCAACCAGGCCGCGCACGCGGTGATGCGAAAGTCCGGTGGGCGCATCATCAACTTCGGCTCGGCCGAGGCGGTGATGGGCAGTCCGATCTCGGCGGTGTACGCCGCGACCAAGGGAGCGGTGCAGGCCTGGACCCGCTCGGCAGCCAAGGCCTGGGCGTCGGACAACGTGACGGTCAACGCGCTGGCGCCGGCGATGCAGACCCGAGGAGCCGACCGGTTGCGCGAGTTCCTCGGGCCCGAGGCAGCACCATTCATCGATCAGCAGATCAAGGCATCCATCCCGCTGGGCGGCGCGCTCGGCGATCCCGATCGCGACCTCGGCCCGGTGCTGGTCTTCCTGGCCGGTGAGGGTTCACACTTCATCACCGGTCAGCTGCTTCCCGTGGACGGCGGACTGATCATGGTCGGCGGTTAG
- a CDS encoding FAD-dependent oxidoreductase: MTDSTTCAIVGGGPAGMVLGLLLARAGVKVTVLEKHADFLRDFRGDTVHPTTLRLLDELGLGARFSALPQSKVDHAEITVDGQSLTMVDFRRLRQPHPYVAMVPQWDLLNLLAEAGQAEPTYTLAMCHEVTGLLRSGGRTTGVTYTSPDGEGELRADLTVACDGRWSIVRQSAGLTAREFPVPFDVWWFRLPRQAGGQYTLIPRIVAGRVLIMIPREGYFQIAYLIPKGVDGQLRARGLDALKAELAELIPEADVDSLTSLDDVKFLDVKLNRLKRWHADGLLCIGDAAHAMSPVGGVGINVAVQDAVGAARLLADPLRRGVVTERALAAVRRRRLPPAAITQAVQRVLHRQLVAPILRGQSGNPPAAAVALIRRLPWLSVIPAYLVGVGVRPEHAPDFARR, translated from the coding sequence ATGACCGACTCCACCACCTGTGCGATCGTCGGCGGGGGCCCCGCCGGCATGGTGCTCGGACTGCTGTTGGCGAGGGCGGGTGTCAAAGTCACGGTGTTGGAGAAACACGCCGACTTTCTGCGTGACTTCCGTGGCGACACAGTGCATCCCACGACCTTGCGACTGCTCGATGAGCTGGGTCTGGGCGCCCGTTTCTCTGCGCTCCCACAGAGCAAAGTCGACCACGCCGAAATCACCGTCGACGGGCAGTCCCTGACCATGGTGGACTTCCGCCGACTGCGCCAACCGCATCCGTACGTCGCGATGGTGCCGCAGTGGGATCTGCTGAACCTGCTGGCCGAGGCCGGCCAGGCCGAGCCGACCTACACACTTGCGATGTGCCACGAGGTGACCGGGCTGTTGCGCAGCGGCGGCCGGACGACCGGAGTCACCTACACCTCTCCGGACGGGGAAGGCGAGCTGCGCGCCGATCTGACAGTGGCCTGCGACGGCCGCTGGTCGATCGTGCGGCAGAGCGCCGGCCTGACCGCGCGAGAATTTCCAGTTCCATTCGACGTGTGGTGGTTTCGCCTTCCTCGACAGGCGGGCGGGCAGTACACCCTGATTCCACGGATCGTTGCGGGCCGGGTGCTGATCATGATTCCGCGCGAGGGCTATTTCCAGATCGCCTACCTGATCCCGAAAGGCGTTGACGGTCAGCTTCGGGCGCGCGGCCTGGATGCCCTCAAAGCCGAACTCGCCGAACTGATTCCGGAGGCCGACGTCGATAGCCTGACCTCGCTGGACGACGTGAAGTTTCTCGACGTCAAGCTGAACCGGCTCAAACGCTGGCATGCCGACGGGCTGCTGTGTATCGGCGACGCGGCGCACGCCATGTCGCCGGTCGGCGGGGTGGGCATCAACGTGGCGGTTCAGGATGCGGTGGGTGCCGCGAGGCTGCTGGCCGACCCGCTGCGACGCGGCGTCGTCACCGAGCGGGCGTTGGCGGCGGTGCGCCGCCGGCGGCTGCCGCCGGCCGCGATCACCCAGGCTGTGCAGCGGGTGTTGCACCGTCAGCTGGTGGCGCCGATCCTGCGGGGCCAGAGCGGTAACCCGCCGGCGGCGGCTGTCGCGTTGATCCGCCGGCTGCCGTGGCTTTCGGTGATCCCGGCCTACCTCGTCGGGGTCGGCGTGCGACCCGAGCACGCGCCTGACTTCGCCAGGCGATAG
- a CDS encoding potassium transporter Kup, with product MSTAAAVPVHSVASKARTGVIVGALGVVFGDIGTSPIYTIQTLFNPGDPHPVPISSANVYGVVSLIFWSVMIIVTLTYVTLVMHADNEGEGGVMALITLVRRLGRRSSPRIISALSALGILGAALFFGDSMITPAISVLSAVEGLKLVDPSLSDWVVPITAVIIVGLFAVQKRGTAAVGRYFGPVMIVWFLVIAACGLRGIAGHPQILKALSPTYALEFIFGHFHIAFFALAAVVLAVTGAEALYADMGHFGRKAITWGWLGLVLPALVLNYLGQGALLLGDQSVVNAPFFLLVPSGWELPMAILATAATVIASQAVITGAYSVASQAAQLGYLPRLRIAHTSASSIGQIYVPWINGMLMVAVLILVFAFRSSAALGYAYGMAVTGTITITTLLFLYIAHTRWRWPLWMVIVGGGALLTVDLMFLAANLTKLVHGAWLPLLIGVVTFTVLITWQRGSAVVSQAREKAEGPLQPFIDEINTHKPPYPRVPGTAVFLNREDETAPLSMRANVNYNHVVHERVIILSIVVPPVPRVPDEERISVDDLGDPDDGIWYVKAQFGYMERVDVPSALRMVDPALIGGPIDCTRASYFLSKIEPVLGDQPTMAPWRKRLFIATSFLAADSVGYFGLPGDQTVLIGSRIEV from the coding sequence GTGAGCACAGCTGCCGCGGTTCCGGTGCATTCGGTCGCGAGCAAGGCCCGTACCGGGGTGATCGTCGGCGCGCTCGGAGTGGTGTTCGGTGACATCGGCACCAGCCCGATCTACACCATTCAGACGCTGTTCAACCCCGGCGATCCGCACCCCGTGCCGATCAGCAGTGCCAACGTCTACGGGGTGGTGTCACTGATCTTCTGGTCGGTGATGATCATCGTCACCCTGACCTACGTCACGCTGGTCATGCACGCCGACAACGAAGGTGAGGGCGGCGTCATGGCCCTCATCACTCTGGTGCGCAGACTGGGACGGCGGTCTAGTCCGAGGATCATCAGCGCCCTATCCGCACTCGGAATCCTCGGTGCAGCATTGTTTTTCGGTGACAGCATGATCACCCCGGCGATCTCGGTGCTCTCCGCGGTGGAAGGCCTGAAGCTCGTGGATCCGTCGCTGTCGGACTGGGTGGTGCCAATCACCGCGGTCATCATCGTCGGGCTGTTCGCCGTGCAAAAACGGGGCACCGCCGCGGTGGGCCGCTACTTCGGCCCGGTGATGATCGTGTGGTTCCTCGTGATCGCCGCGTGCGGGCTGCGCGGGATCGCCGGTCACCCGCAGATTCTGAAGGCACTGTCCCCGACGTACGCCCTCGAATTCATCTTCGGCCACTTCCACATCGCCTTCTTCGCGCTCGCCGCCGTGGTCCTGGCGGTTACCGGAGCCGAAGCGCTCTACGCCGACATGGGGCACTTCGGCCGCAAGGCGATCACCTGGGGCTGGCTCGGCCTGGTGCTCCCGGCGCTGGTACTCAATTACCTCGGCCAGGGTGCCTTGCTGCTGGGTGACCAAAGCGTGGTGAACGCGCCGTTCTTTCTGCTGGTGCCCAGCGGCTGGGAGCTACCGATGGCGATCCTGGCCACCGCCGCGACGGTGATCGCCTCCCAGGCGGTGATCACCGGGGCGTATTCGGTGGCCTCGCAGGCGGCCCAGCTCGGATACCTTCCGCGGTTGCGGATCGCACACACCTCGGCGTCGTCGATCGGCCAGATCTACGTCCCGTGGATCAACGGCATGCTGATGGTGGCGGTGCTGATCCTGGTGTTCGCTTTCCGTAGCTCGGCGGCACTGGGTTACGCGTACGGAATGGCGGTCACCGGCACGATCACGATCACCACCCTGCTGTTCCTCTACATTGCGCACACCCGCTGGCGATGGCCGCTGTGGATGGTGATCGTCGGTGGCGGTGCGCTGCTGACCGTGGATCTGATGTTCCTGGCCGCCAACTTGACCAAGCTCGTTCACGGTGCCTGGTTGCCGTTGCTGATCGGGGTCGTGACCTTCACCGTGCTGATCACCTGGCAGCGGGGCAGCGCGGTCGTCTCGCAGGCCCGGGAGAAGGCCGAGGGTCCGCTGCAGCCGTTCATCGACGAGATCAACACCCACAAGCCGCCGTATCCGCGGGTTCCCGGCACGGCGGTGTTCCTCAACCGCGAGGACGAGACGGCACCGCTATCGATGCGGGCCAACGTCAACTACAACCACGTCGTCCACGAACGAGTCATCATCTTGTCGATCGTGGTGCCGCCGGTACCCCGGGTGCCCGACGAGGAGCGCATCAGCGTCGACGACCTCGGCGACCCTGATGACGGGATCTGGTACGTGAAGGCCCAATTCGGCTATATGGAACGCGTGGACGTCCCCAGCGCGTTGCGGATGGTGGACCCGGCGCTGATCGGCGGCCCGATCGACTGCACGCGCGCGTCGTATTTCCTGTCCAAGATCGAGCCCGTCCTGGGGGACCAGCCAACGATGGCGCCCTGGCGGAAGCGGCTCTTTATCGCGACGTCGTTCCTGGCCGCGGACTCGGTCGGGTATTTCGGGCTGCCGGGTGATCAGACGGTGCTGATCGGATCGCGAATCGAGGTTTAG
- a CDS encoding (Fe-S)-binding protein, producing the protein MRIALFATCLADAMFPAAAIATVELLERLGHEVVFPSGQTCCGQMHVNTGYLGQAADLVRHHVEVFEHSGCDAVVAPSGSCVGSVRHQHAMVARRAGDDALARRAETLATRTYELSEFLVDVLGVADVGAYYPHRVTYHPTCHSLRLLRVGDKPLQLLRRVRGLTLVELAEADTCCGFGGTFAIKNADTSTAMLADKMSAVIASRAEVCTAGDSSCLMHIGGGLSRMRSPVRTVHLAEILASTEAG; encoded by the coding sequence ATGCGTATCGCCCTGTTCGCGACCTGTCTGGCCGACGCGATGTTTCCTGCGGCCGCGATCGCGACTGTCGAGTTGCTGGAGCGGCTTGGGCATGAGGTGGTGTTCCCGAGCGGGCAGACGTGCTGCGGCCAGATGCACGTCAACACCGGCTATCTGGGGCAGGCCGCCGATCTGGTGCGCCACCACGTTGAGGTGTTCGAGCACAGCGGTTGCGATGCCGTGGTGGCCCCGTCGGGGTCGTGTGTCGGCTCGGTTCGCCACCAGCACGCGATGGTGGCCCGGCGCGCGGGCGACGATGCGCTGGCGCGGCGTGCCGAGACGCTGGCAACGCGCACCTACGAGCTATCCGAATTCTTGGTCGACGTCCTCGGCGTGGCCGACGTCGGCGCGTACTACCCCCACCGGGTCACCTATCACCCCACCTGCCATTCGCTGCGGCTGTTGCGCGTTGGGGACAAGCCCTTGCAACTGCTGCGTCGGGTGCGGGGGCTGACCCTGGTGGAGCTGGCCGAGGCGGACACGTGCTGCGGGTTCGGCGGCACCTTTGCGATCAAGAACGCCGACACGTCGACGGCCATGCTGGCGGACAAGATGTCGGCCGTCATCGCCTCCCGCGCCGAAGTGTGCACCGCAGGGGACAGTTCATGCCTGATGCATATCGGTGGCGGGCTGAGCCGCATGCGCTCGCCGGTGCGCACCGTGCATCTCGCCGAGATCCTTGCCTCGACCGAGGCCGGCTGA
- a CDS encoding LutB/LldF family L-lactate oxidation iron-sulfur protein, with protein sequence MATSDPPPGPARRFLGVPGTGNLRGTQPFPEAARRELANTQMRHNVGHATHTIRTKRLAAVAECGDWEELRAAGSALKADVMARLPELLEELEANVVARGGVVHWARDAGQANQIVTGLIRDTGADEVVKVKSMATQEIGLNEHLEAQGIAAIETDLAELIVQLGHDKPSHILVPAIHRNRAEIREIFAREMPDAGELTDEPRVLAMAARAHLRRKFLSARVAVSGANFGIAETGTLAVVESEGNGRMCVTLPQTLITVMGIEKVVPAFTDLEVFMQLLPRSSTAERMNPYTSMWTGVHPGDGPQEFHLVLLDNGRTAVLGDPVGRAALHCIRCSACLNVCPVYERTGGHAYGSVYPGPIGAILSPQLTGTRGHDDPNASLPYASSLCGACFDACPVRIDIPSILVHLRAAQVEDHRAPGQDLAMRAAAWAMASPKRFAAAEKLLAGGRLVAGPDKRITALPWPASRWTSSRDIPAPPAETFRQWWARTHGEPSR encoded by the coding sequence ATGGCGACGTCGGATCCACCCCCGGGTCCTGCCCGCCGCTTCCTCGGGGTGCCCGGCACCGGCAACCTGCGGGGCACGCAACCGTTTCCGGAGGCGGCGCGCCGCGAGCTGGCCAACACTCAGATGCGCCACAACGTCGGGCACGCCACCCACACAATCCGCACCAAACGCCTTGCAGCAGTGGCCGAGTGCGGCGATTGGGAAGAACTGCGGGCCGCAGGCAGCGCGCTCAAAGCCGACGTTATGGCCCGGCTACCCGAGTTACTCGAAGAGCTGGAAGCCAACGTGGTGGCCCGCGGCGGGGTGGTGCATTGGGCGCGCGACGCGGGACAGGCCAACCAGATCGTGACCGGCTTGATCCGGGATACCGGCGCCGACGAGGTCGTCAAGGTCAAGTCGATGGCCACCCAGGAGATCGGTCTCAATGAGCACCTGGAGGCCCAGGGCATCGCCGCAATCGAAACCGATCTGGCCGAGCTGATCGTCCAACTCGGCCACGACAAACCGAGCCATATTCTGGTTCCGGCGATCCACCGCAACCGGGCCGAGATTCGCGAGATCTTCGCCCGGGAAATGCCGGATGCCGGCGAGCTGACCGATGAGCCGCGGGTGCTGGCGATGGCAGCCCGAGCGCACCTGCGCCGAAAGTTCCTGTCCGCCAGGGTCGCCGTCAGCGGCGCCAACTTCGGGATTGCCGAGACGGGCACGCTGGCCGTCGTCGAATCCGAGGGCAACGGCCGGATGTGTGTAACCCTGCCGCAGACCTTGATCACGGTGATGGGCATCGAGAAGGTGGTGCCGGCCTTCACCGATCTCGAGGTGTTCATGCAGCTGCTGCCGCGCTCGTCGACCGCCGAACGGATGAACCCGTACACCTCGATGTGGACCGGCGTGCACCCCGGTGACGGACCGCAGGAGTTCCATCTGGTGCTGCTGGACAATGGCCGCACCGCGGTGCTCGGCGATCCGGTCGGCCGCGCCGCTCTGCACTGCATCCGCTGCAGCGCCTGCCTCAATGTCTGCCCGGTCTACGAACGCACTGGCGGGCATGCCTACGGGTCGGTCTATCCCGGCCCGATCGGCGCGATTCTGAGTCCCCAGCTGACCGGCACCCGCGGGCACGACGACCCCAACGCGTCGCTGCCGTATGCCTCATCACTATGCGGCGCGTGCTTCGACGCCTGCCCGGTGCGCATCGACATCCCGTCGATCCTGGTGCATCTGCGGGCCGCCCAGGTCGAGGATCACCGGGCTCCGGGACAGGACCTGGCGATGCGGGCGGCGGCGTGGGCGATGGCATCGCCGAAAAGGTTCGCCGCCGCCGAGAAGCTGCTGGCGGGCGGACGGCTGGTGGCCGGCCCCGACAAGCGGATCACCGCGCTGCCCTGGCCCGCATCGCGCTGGACGTCCAGTCGCGATATCCCGGCCCCGCCCGCGGAGACCTTTCGGCAATGGTGGGCACGCACCCATGGTGAGCCGTCCCGATGA
- a CDS encoding LutC/YkgG family protein, which produces MNETRRIVLDRIRGALAAAPPEAVQVPRDYERQPARGPGNPDRFAEMVAEYRAQVLRVDATAIAATIAALSGPDARVAIPADLPPHWVSGIRTVPDDPENPLAVTELDQTDAVVTGCALGIAATGTIVLDAGPTQGRRALTLIPDHHICVVFTDQIVDTVPQAFAALDPRRPLTFISGPSATSDIELNRVEGVHGPRTLDVLLVTGDIADSTRFR; this is translated from the coding sequence ATGAATGAGACTCGCCGGATCGTCCTCGATCGAATCCGCGGCGCGCTCGCAGCCGCCCCGCCCGAAGCCGTGCAGGTGCCTCGCGACTACGAGCGGCAACCCGCACGCGGGCCCGGCAACCCGGACCGCTTCGCGGAGATGGTGGCCGAATACCGAGCCCAGGTTTTACGTGTCGACGCCACGGCGATCGCCGCCACGATCGCCGCGCTATCCGGTCCCGATGCCCGGGTGGCGATCCCCGCCGACCTGCCACCGCACTGGGTCAGCGGAATCCGCACCGTCCCCGACGACCCCGAAAACCCTTTAGCGGTAACCGAACTCGACCAGACCGACGCCGTCGTCACCGGCTGCGCCCTGGGCATTGCCGCCACCGGCACGATCGTCCTCGATGCTGGACCGACCCAAGGCCGGCGCGCACTGACCCTGATACCCGACCACCACATCTGCGTGGTCTTCACCGATCAGATCGTCGATACCGTCCCCCAGGCATTCGCCGCCCTCGACCCGCGCCGCCCGTTGACCTTTATCTCCGGGCCAAGCGCCACCAGTGACATCGAACTGAACCGCGTCGAGGGCGTGCACGGACCGCGCACCCTCGACGTACTCCTGGTGACCGGTGACATTGCAGATTCCACTCGATTCCGATGA
- a CDS encoding rhomboid family intramembrane serine protease: MSIPYIPQTPAGIPTCYRHPDRPTYVQCTRCQRPVCPECMRSAAVGHQCVDCVAAAAQAVPQARTAAGGVWRTGRPVVTFALIAVNVLMLVLQMSSKNLERELVLWAPGVAGGEYYRLLTSAFMHYGVLHLLFNMWALYVIGPPLEAWLGRLRFGALYGLSALGGSVLVYLLAPIGAATAGASGAVFGLFGATFVLAKHLRLDMKWLIAIIVANLVLTFSVPTISWQGHIGGLVTGSLIAAVFVYAPRERRNLVQGGACAAVLLVFAALIYWRTAELIGQYGALITG, encoded by the coding sequence ATGAGCATCCCGTACATACCGCAAACACCGGCAGGCATACCGACCTGCTACCGCCATCCCGACCGGCCGACGTACGTGCAGTGCACGCGCTGTCAGCGACCCGTCTGCCCCGAGTGCATGCGCAGCGCCGCGGTCGGTCATCAGTGCGTCGACTGTGTGGCCGCAGCCGCGCAGGCCGTACCCCAGGCGCGAACCGCAGCCGGTGGGGTGTGGCGCACCGGCCGGCCGGTGGTCACCTTCGCGCTGATCGCAGTCAACGTGCTGATGCTCGTGCTGCAGATGTCCTCAAAGAATCTGGAACGCGAACTCGTGCTGTGGGCTCCTGGTGTGGCCGGCGGCGAGTACTACCGGCTGCTCACCTCGGCGTTCATGCACTACGGCGTGCTGCACCTGCTGTTCAACATGTGGGCGCTGTATGTCATCGGCCCGCCGCTGGAGGCCTGGCTGGGGCGATTGCGATTCGGAGCCCTCTACGGGCTCAGCGCGCTGGGCGGGTCGGTGCTGGTGTATCTGCTCGCCCCGATCGGGGCCGCGACGGCGGGCGCGTCGGGGGCGGTGTTTGGTCTGTTCGGCGCCACGTTCGTACTCGCTAAGCACCTGCGTCTCGATATGAAGTGGCTGATCGCGATCATCGTGGCCAACCTGGTTCTGACATTCAGCGTGCCGACGATCAGCTGGCAGGGTCATATCGGTGGCTTGGTCACCGGGTCGCTGATCGCCGCGGTCTTCGTTTACGCCCCACGAGAGCGCCGCAACCTGGTGCAGGGCGGGGCCTGCGCGGCCGTACTGCTGGTGTTCGCAGCGCTGATCTACTGGCGCACAGCCGAGTTGATCGGCCAGTACGGCGCGCTCATCACAGGCTGA
- a CDS encoding N-acyl-D-amino-acid deacylase family protein produces MYDLTITGGTVVDGTGDKPFRADIGIKDGRVVEVRRRDGDDAGLTGESAQSIDATGKIVTPGFVDIHTHYDGQISWDGLLEPSSQHGVTTVVSGNCGVGFAPVQPGREQWLIELMEGVEDIPGTALTEGIKWGWESFPEYLDAVEKQSLAVDFGTQIAHGAVRGYAMGDRGARNESATEDDIAAMAQIVQEAIEAGALGFSTSRTEAHRAIDGEPVPGTYAAEDELFALGRAMARGGQAVFEVAPAGTAGESLDGPMRELDWMVRLAAEIDRPLSFAMVQTQSAPDLWKKQLDIAGQALDDGIRVHPQFAARPFGMLFGFAGYHAFTHRPTFRKLKAELSPQELGTRLADPAVRAAILADTDLPPQPLPLFDALYAMIQHAADSIYAIGDPPDYEPTPDQTVGAIARARGEDPLATMYDLMLESNGTAMLMMPFFNYVEGNHDAIHEMMSHRAGVSGLSDGGAHCGLICDASYPTFMLTHWARDRRRGPRFPLEYVVRKQTLDTATLFGLTDRGVLKVGKKADVNVIDLDALTLGVPLMAYDLPAGGKRLIQGASGYDATVVSGVVTRLGGADTGARPGKVLRGVR; encoded by the coding sequence ATGTACGACCTGACGATCACTGGTGGCACCGTCGTAGACGGTACGGGCGACAAGCCCTTCAGAGCCGATATCGGCATCAAGGATGGGCGGGTTGTCGAAGTCCGCCGCCGCGACGGTGACGACGCCGGCCTAACAGGGGAGTCCGCCCAGAGCATCGACGCCACCGGCAAGATCGTCACACCCGGCTTCGTCGACATTCACACGCACTACGACGGCCAGATCAGCTGGGACGGTCTGCTCGAACCGAGTAGCCAGCACGGGGTGACCACCGTGGTCAGCGGCAACTGCGGTGTGGGGTTCGCCCCGGTGCAGCCCGGTCGCGAGCAGTGGCTCATCGAGCTGATGGAGGGTGTCGAAGACATCCCCGGAACGGCATTGACCGAAGGCATCAAGTGGGGCTGGGAGAGCTTCCCGGAGTACCTGGATGCAGTCGAAAAGCAATCGCTTGCAGTCGATTTCGGAACCCAGATCGCCCACGGCGCGGTCCGCGGCTACGCGATGGGAGACCGTGGGGCCCGCAATGAGTCCGCCACCGAGGACGACATCGCCGCCATGGCGCAAATCGTCCAGGAGGCCATTGAGGCCGGGGCACTTGGGTTTTCGACATCCCGGACCGAAGCCCACCGCGCCATCGACGGCGAACCGGTGCCCGGCACCTACGCCGCCGAGGATGAACTGTTCGCACTCGGCCGGGCGATGGCCCGCGGCGGCCAGGCCGTCTTCGAGGTGGCCCCGGCCGGCACCGCGGGTGAGAGCCTCGACGGCCCGATGCGTGAGCTGGACTGGATGGTCCGGCTGGCAGCCGAGATCGACCGGCCGCTGTCCTTCGCGATGGTGCAGACCCAGTCCGCGCCCGACCTCTGGAAAAAACAGCTGGATATCGCCGGTCAGGCCCTCGACGACGGAATCCGCGTCCACCCCCAGTTCGCCGCCCGCCCCTTCGGCATGCTGTTCGGGTTTGCCGGCTATCACGCCTTCACCCACCGGCCGACGTTTCGGAAGTTGAAGGCTGAGCTGAGCCCGCAGGAGTTGGGCACCCGCTTGGCCGACCCGGCGGTGCGGGCCGCGATCCTGGCCGACACGGACCTGCCGCCGCAGCCGCTGCCGCTGTTCGACGCGTTGTACGCCATGATCCAGCACGCCGCCGACAGCATCTACGCGATCGGTGACCCGCCGGACTACGAGCCGACGCCGGATCAGACCGTCGGCGCGATTGCCCGGGCCCGCGGGGAGGACCCGCTGGCCACGATGTACGACCTGATGCTGGAGTCCAACGGCACAGCGATGCTGATGATGCCGTTCTTCAACTACGTCGAGGGCAACCACGATGCCATCCACGAGATGATGTCGCACCGCGCCGGGGTGTCGGGACTGTCCGACGGTGGCGCGCATTGCGGTCTGATCTGCGACGCCTCGTATCCGACATTCATGCTGACGCACTGGGCTCGTGACCGCAGGCGCGGTCCGCGCTTCCCGCTGGAGTACGTGGTGCGCAAGCAGACCCTCGACACGGCAACCCTGTTCGGATTGACCGACCGGGGGGTGCTGAAGGTCGGTAAGAAAGCCGACGTCAACGTCATCGACCTCGATGCGTTGACACTAGGGGTGCCGTTGATGGCCTACGACCTGCCGGCCGGCGGGAAGAGGCTGATCCAGGGCGCCAGCGGCTACGACGCCACTGTGGTCAGCGGTGTCGTCACCCGCCTGGGCGGCGCCGACACCGGGGCTCGGCCGGGCAAAGTACTGCGCGGCGTGCGCTGA
- a CDS encoding STAS domain-containing protein has product MSVATTATPLGVARLGRDRADHGLFRARELSATTVLVAAVGEVDAANSDELLSYVHKLLGDYDQLVLDLSRLSFFATDGYSILQRIQARCSRLGIDWVLVPGPEVARVLRVCDPDEQFTTAGNIVSAVAALARGPHTHLQLAPLAK; this is encoded by the coding sequence ATGTCTGTTGCCACCACCGCGACGCCCTTGGGGGTTGCCCGCCTGGGCCGTGACCGTGCAGATCACGGGCTGTTCCGGGCGCGAGAGCTCAGCGCGACCACCGTTCTCGTCGCCGCGGTCGGGGAGGTCGACGCGGCGAACTCCGATGAGCTGCTCAGCTATGTCCACAAGCTCCTGGGCGACTACGACCAGCTGGTCCTGGATCTGTCGCGACTCAGCTTCTTCGCAACCGACGGCTATTCGATCCTGCAGCGCATCCAAGCGCGCTGCTCACGGCTCGGAATCGACTGGGTGCTGGTTCCGGGCCCGGAAGTTGCGCGAGTGCTCCGCGTCTGCGATCCCGACGAGCAGTTCACCACCGCGGGCAATATCGTCTCGGCGGTAGCCGCACTGGCCCGGGGCCCGCACACTCATCTGCAGCTCGCCCCGCTGGCCAAGTAG
- a CDS encoding class I SAM-dependent methyltransferase, with protein MATHGRNLNDVVTQFWTIAAPLYDHPGLQQWVYRPAQDEVIDELRAHGSRRIADIACGTGILAARIAEELEPDEIYGVDMSDGMLRQARARSPQVDWRKGPAEQLPFDDEALDAIVSTSAFHFFDQPAAMREFHRVLRPGGLAAVATISPPQLPLLGRLTNSRSSAAHNPSAQEMRTLFADAGFTITDQRRVDRPLWTKGVWDLVTIGEKG; from the coding sequence ATGGCCACACACGGTCGCAACCTCAACGATGTCGTGACGCAGTTTTGGACCATCGCCGCGCCGCTCTACGACCACCCGGGACTCCAGCAGTGGGTTTACCGCCCCGCCCAGGACGAGGTGATCGACGAGCTCCGCGCCCATGGCTCTCGCCGAATCGCTGATATCGCTTGCGGGACAGGCATTCTGGCCGCTCGCATCGCAGAAGAGCTGGAGCCCGACGAGATCTACGGCGTCGATATGTCCGACGGCATGCTGCGCCAGGCCCGAGCACGATCACCGCAGGTGGACTGGCGCAAGGGCCCGGCCGAACAGCTGCCCTTCGACGACGAAGCCCTGGATGCCATCGTCTCGACATCCGCGTTCCACTTCTTCGACCAGCCGGCGGCGATGCGCGAGTTCCACCGAGTGCTACGACCGGGCGGTCTGGCGGCGGTCGCGACCATCAGCCCGCCCCAGCTTCCGCTACTGGGGCGGCTCACCAACTCCCGGTCCAGCGCCGCCCACAATCCCTCGGCGCAAGAGATGCGCACACTGTTCGCCGACGCCGGCTTCACCATCACCGACCAACGCCGGGTCGACCGGCCGCTATGGACCAAAGGTGTGTGGGACCTGGTCACCATCGGCGAGAAGGGCTGA